A genomic region of Zalophus californianus isolate mZalCal1 chromosome 1, mZalCal1.pri.v2, whole genome shotgun sequence contains the following coding sequences:
- the LOC113916009 gene encoding translation initiation factor IF-2-like, with protein MSPSAREGLIPAGPRPGGKRGSPASPSPAPGPLSGQCGAPGAALTVQATMPPPLPTRAAPAPHAARGPYPSPAGGPRTPGAPQPLSAPPPSPVPGGPGGAGRGRRRGVSPRPGDAAGGRRAAGGIPVPLFVSGSSVPPRRLLLRLRLGLATRVSLSLGEKRKCSNSNY; from the coding sequence ATGAGCCCTTCCGCCCGGGAGGGGTTAATCCCCGCGGGCCCCCGCCCCGGGGGGAAACGGggctcccccgcctccccctcccccgctcccggCCCCCTCAGCGGCCAGTGTGGGGCTCCCGGGGCAGCGCTGACAGTTCAAGCCACAATGCCCCCCCCACTCCCGACGCGGGCGGCCCCCGCACCCCACGCGGCCCGGGGTCCCTACCCATCCCCCGCGGGCGGGCCCCGGACCCCTGGggcccctcagcccctctccgcgcccccccccagccccgtgcCGGGCGGTCCGGGAGGCGCGGGTCGGGGGAGGCGGCGAGGGGTGTCCCCGAGGCCAGGCGACGCGGCcggggggcggcgggcggcgggggggatCCCCGTACCtctctttgtgtctggctcctcCGTGCCGCCGCGGCGGCTGCTGCTGCGGCTGCGGCTGGGCCTGGCCACTCGTGTCTCTCTCTCGCTGGGAGAGAAGCGGAAGTGCAGCAACAGCAACTATTAA